In Streptomyces sp. NBC_00091, the following proteins share a genomic window:
- a CDS encoding serine/threonine-protein kinase → MAMMRLRREDPRVVGSFRLHRRLGAGGMGVVYLGSDRRGQRVALKVIRPDLAEDQEFRSRFAREVSAARRIRGGCTARLVAADLDAERPWFATQYVPGPSLHDKVAEEGPLTAAQIAAIGAALSEGLVAVHEAGVVHRDLKPSNILLSPKGPRIIDFGIAWATGASTLTHVGTAVGSPGFLAPEQVRGAAVTPATDVFALGATLAYAATSDSPFGHGSSEVMLYRVVHEEPHLVGVPDALAPLVRACLAKDPEERPTTLQLSMRLKEIAAREAQGLGDGRPPTQRARVERPAVRPAERAPGPADRSTERRTGGATPVARPQGPHSGPHSRPSSPRNPGSTAGRTGGRPGPRTTGTGRRPSRPDPKLLRQRLIVFVVVTLIVALGIALAQKL, encoded by the coding sequence ATGGCGATGATGCGGCTCCGGCGCGAGGACCCGCGTGTCGTCGGCTCGTTCAGACTGCACCGGCGGCTCGGCGCCGGCGGCATGGGCGTGGTCTACCTGGGGTCCGACCGGCGCGGCCAGCGCGTGGCCCTCAAGGTGATCCGGCCCGACCTGGCCGAGGACCAGGAGTTCCGCTCCCGGTTCGCCCGCGAGGTGTCCGCCGCCCGCCGGATCCGCGGCGGCTGCACGGCCCGGCTGGTGGCCGCCGACCTGGACGCCGAGCGCCCCTGGTTCGCCACCCAGTACGTGCCCGGCCCCTCCCTCCACGACAAGGTCGCCGAGGAAGGCCCCCTGACGGCCGCGCAGATCGCCGCCATCGGCGCCGCCCTCTCCGAAGGGCTGGTCGCCGTCCACGAGGCGGGCGTGGTCCACCGGGACCTGAAGCCCTCGAACATCCTGCTCTCCCCCAAGGGCCCCCGGATCATCGACTTCGGCATCGCCTGGGCCACGGGGGCGAGCACCCTCACCCACGTGGGCACCGCCGTCGGCTCCCCCGGGTTCCTCGCGCCCGAGCAGGTGCGCGGCGCCGCCGTCACCCCCGCCACGGACGTGTTCGCCCTGGGCGCCACCCTCGCCTACGCCGCCACCTCCGACTCGCCCTTCGGGCACGGCAGTTCCGAGGTCATGCTGTACCGCGTGGTGCACGAGGAGCCGCATCTGGTCGGGGTGCCGGACGCCCTCGCCCCGCTGGTCCGGGCCTGCCTGGCCAAGGATCCCGAGGAGCGGCCGACCACGCTCCAGCTGTCGATGCGGCTCAAGGAGATCGCCGCCCGCGAGGCGCAGGGGCTGGGCGACGGGCGCCCGCCGACGCAGCGGGCCCGCGTCGAGCGGCCCGCGGTACGGCCCGCCGAGCGCGCCCCCGGCCCCGCCGACCGGAGCACGGAGCGCCGTACGGGAGGCGCCACCCCCGTCGCCAGGCCGCAGGGGCCCCACAGCGGCCCGCACTCGCGGCCCTCGTCCCCCCGCAACCCCGGATCCACCGCGGGGCGCACAGGCGGCCGCCCCGGCCCCCGCACGACCGGTACCGGTCGCCGCCCCTCGCGGCCAGACCCGAAGCTGCTGCGGCAGCGGCTGATCGTCTTCGTCGTGGTCACGCTGATCGTGGCCCTGGGCATCGCCCTCGCGCAGAAACTCTGA
- a CDS encoding chorismate-binding protein, with protein sequence MHDLPPLARFGGLLATDLRDVTSDPSALDSTGFWAVTADFEGRLVCARFGDIRPDPVPAPVPGAWRGPDAGRWSSSLDRSAYVAGVRRIREYIAAGEVYQANLCRVMSAPLPDPARADVDALTSLLARGNPAPYAGTIRLRAHGVEIATASPELFLRRAGRHVESGPIKGTGRTVADLLPKDHAENVMIVDLVRNDLGRVCATGSVTVPELCAVEEHPGLVHLVSTVSGELAQDAGWPELLAATFPPGSVTGAPKSSALRIIEELETAPRGPYCGGIGWVDADRGTAALAVGIRTFWIDREAPGGPRLSFGTGAGITWGSDPDREWAETELKAARLVALASGGPVPGTQPPAAHETHDLSGGTVR encoded by the coding sequence GTGCACGACCTGCCTCCCCTGGCCCGCTTCGGCGGCCTTCTCGCGACCGACCTCCGAGATGTCACCAGCGACCCCTCCGCCCTCGACTCCACCGGTTTCTGGGCGGTGACCGCAGACTTCGAAGGCCGGCTCGTCTGCGCGCGCTTCGGAGACATACGCCCCGACCCCGTACCGGCACCCGTCCCCGGCGCCTGGCGGGGACCCGACGCCGGCCGGTGGTCCTCCTCGCTCGACCGCTCCGCGTACGTCGCGGGCGTCCGCCGGATCCGCGAGTACATCGCGGCCGGCGAGGTCTACCAGGCCAATCTCTGCCGGGTGATGTCCGCGCCCCTGCCGGATCCGGCCAGGGCCGATGTGGACGCCCTGACCTCGCTCCTCGCGCGCGGCAACCCGGCCCCCTATGCAGGAACGATTCGGCTCCGGGCTCACGGCGTCGAGATCGCCACCGCCTCCCCGGAGCTGTTCCTCCGCCGCGCGGGCCGCCACGTGGAGTCCGGCCCGATCAAGGGAACCGGCCGCACCGTCGCCGACCTGCTGCCCAAGGACCACGCCGAGAACGTGATGATCGTGGACCTCGTACGCAACGACCTCGGCCGCGTCTGCGCCACCGGCTCCGTCACCGTCCCCGAGCTGTGCGCCGTCGAGGAGCACCCCGGCCTGGTCCACCTGGTCTCCACCGTCAGCGGCGAACTCGCCCAGGACGCCGGCTGGCCGGAACTGCTCGCGGCCACCTTCCCGCCCGGCTCCGTGACCGGCGCCCCCAAGTCCTCCGCCCTACGGATCATCGAAGAGCTGGAGACCGCCCCCCGCGGCCCCTACTGTGGGGGCATCGGCTGGGTCGACGCCGACCGGGGCACCGCCGCGCTCGCCGTGGGCATCCGCACCTTCTGGATCGACCGCGAGGCACCCGGCGGCCCCCGCCTGAGCTTCGGCACCGGCGCCGGGATCACCTGGGGCTCCGACCCCGACCGGGAGTGGGCCGAGACCGAGCTGAAGGCCGCCCGGCTGGTCGCACTGGCCTCGGGCGGGCCCGTACCGGGCACGCAGCCGCCGGCCGCACACGAGACGCACGACCTGAGTGGAGGAACCGTACGGTGA
- a CDS encoding aminotransferase class IV translates to MRIWLDGTLRDAEDAKVSVLDHGMTVGDGVFETLKVQDGTLFALTRHLDRLTRSARGLGLPDPDLDEVRRACAAVLEANPMPLGRLRITYTGGLSPLGSDRGETGPTLVVAAGETARRPDTTAVITVPWVRNERSALTGLKTTSYAENVVALARANRAGASEALFANTVGQLCEGTGSNVFVVLDGELHTPPVASGCLAGITRALAVEWSGAKETDLPFDVLERAEEVFLTSTLRDVQAVHRVDGRVLTAAPGPVTVKAMRVFDERAASDLDP, encoded by the coding sequence GTGAGGATCTGGCTCGACGGCACACTGCGCGACGCCGAGGACGCGAAGGTGTCCGTACTGGACCACGGGATGACCGTGGGCGACGGGGTCTTCGAGACGCTCAAGGTCCAGGACGGGACCCTCTTCGCCCTCACCCGGCACCTGGACCGGCTGACCCGCTCGGCCCGCGGCCTCGGCCTGCCGGACCCCGACCTCGACGAGGTGCGCCGCGCCTGCGCCGCCGTACTGGAGGCCAATCCGATGCCGCTCGGCCGGCTGCGGATCACCTACACCGGCGGGCTGTCCCCGCTGGGCTCCGACCGGGGCGAGACCGGGCCCACCCTGGTCGTCGCCGCCGGCGAGACCGCCCGCCGCCCCGACACCACCGCCGTGATCACCGTCCCCTGGGTCCGCAACGAGCGCTCCGCGCTGACCGGCCTGAAGACCACCTCCTACGCCGAGAACGTGGTCGCCCTGGCCCGGGCGAACCGGGCGGGAGCCTCCGAGGCCCTCTTCGCCAACACCGTCGGGCAGCTCTGCGAGGGCACGGGCTCCAACGTCTTCGTCGTCCTCGACGGGGAACTGCACACCCCGCCCGTGGCCTCCGGCTGCCTGGCGGGCATCACCCGCGCCCTGGCCGTCGAGTGGAGCGGCGCGAAGGAGACCGACCTGCCCTTCGACGTCCTGGAACGCGCCGAGGAGGTCTTCCTGACCTCCACCCTGCGCGACGTCCAGGCCGTGCACCGCGTCGACGGCCGCGTCCTGACCGCCGCCCCCGGTCCCGTCACCGTCAAGGCGATGCGGGTCTTCGACGAGCGCGCCGCGTCCGACCTCGACCCGTAG
- a CDS encoding GNAT family N-acetyltransferase, with product MTTTLRPSGPLQQSDSGARSRPYEVRVNSRRVGALLIAADTPFGPTVGEIRDLAIDGPDRRRGRATVAALAAEEVLRGWGCRRVRISVPAGSAGGLRLAEALGYAEYGRNMAKELPAAPPALSEGVLGRPMTPAEYEAWDVRAREDYAADWTARGMPAEAARAKSQADHDAQLPQGLATPGATFAVLEAAGVPVGHVWLAPAGQGAYVYDVAVAEEHRGRGYGRDLMLLAEREAIAGGHRVLALHVFTANTPALRLYESLGYRPTDLNYAKELI from the coding sequence ATGACCACCACCTTGCGGCCGAGCGGGCCGCTTCAGCAGAGCGACTCCGGCGCGCGCTCGCGCCCGTACGAGGTCCGCGTCAACAGCAGGCGCGTCGGGGCGCTGCTGATCGCCGCCGACACGCCCTTCGGGCCGACGGTGGGGGAGATCCGGGACCTGGCCATCGACGGGCCGGACCGCCGGCGCGGCCGTGCCACCGTCGCCGCGCTCGCCGCCGAGGAGGTGCTGCGCGGCTGGGGCTGCCGCCGGGTGCGGATCTCGGTCCCGGCCGGCTCGGCGGGCGGGCTGCGGCTCGCGGAGGCCCTCGGGTACGCCGAGTACGGCCGGAACATGGCCAAGGAGCTGCCCGCCGCCCCTCCCGCCCTCTCCGAAGGGGTCCTGGGCCGCCCCATGACCCCGGCCGAGTACGAGGCCTGGGACGTGCGGGCCCGCGAGGACTACGCGGCGGACTGGACCGCCCGGGGAATGCCGGCGGAGGCCGCCCGGGCCAAGTCGCAGGCCGACCACGACGCACAGCTCCCGCAGGGGCTCGCCACCCCCGGGGCCACCTTCGCCGTCCTGGAGGCGGCCGGCGTCCCCGTCGGCCACGTGTGGCTGGCGCCGGCCGGGCAGGGGGCGTACGTGTACGACGTCGCGGTCGCCGAGGAGCACCGGGGCCGCGGCTACGGCCGCGACCTGATGCTGCTCGCGGAGCGCGAGGCGATCGCGGGGGGCCACCGCGTGCTGGCGCTGCACGTGTTCACCGCCAACACCCCGGCCCTGCGCCTGTACGAGTCCCTCGGCTACCGGCCCACCGACCTGAACTACGCCAAGGAGCTGATCTAG
- a CDS encoding DsbA family protein, protein MTDSVILDVWCDLQCPDCHTALDDVRALRARYGDRLDIRLRHFPLEKNKHAFAAAQAAEEAAEQGQGWPYAEAVLARTAQLRERGEAVLLDVARELGLDAEEFDTALIDGRHILIVDADQAEGKAIGVTGTPTYVIDGERLDGGKSQEGLRARIEEIADRLLAGETA, encoded by the coding sequence ATGACCGATTCCGTGATCCTCGACGTCTGGTGCGATCTCCAGTGCCCGGACTGCCACACCGCTCTGGACGACGTGCGCGCCCTGCGGGCCCGCTACGGCGACCGGCTGGACATCCGGCTGCGCCACTTCCCGCTGGAGAAGAACAAGCACGCCTTCGCCGCCGCGCAGGCCGCCGAGGAGGCCGCGGAGCAGGGGCAGGGCTGGCCGTACGCGGAGGCCGTACTGGCCCGCACCGCCCAGCTGCGCGAGCGCGGCGAGGCCGTCCTGCTGGACGTGGCGCGTGAACTGGGCCTGGACGCCGAGGAGTTCGACACCGCCCTGATCGACGGCCGGCACATCCTGATCGTCGACGCCGACCAGGCCGAGGGCAAGGCCATCGGCGTGACCGGCACCCCGACCTACGTGATCGACGGCGAGCGCCTGGACGGCGGCAAGAGCCAGGAGGGCCTGCGCGCCCGCATCGAGGAGATCGCGGACCGGCTGCTCGCGGGCGAGACCGCCTAG
- a CDS encoding intradiol ring-cleavage dioxygenase produces the protein MTDNGTFPTSRRALLLTAGSAGIAALTAACARPAAPGRAAPAPSGGATPGCVLAVGAGAGPNYVGRGRTRSDITEGRPGVPLRLELTVVRVAKDCRPLAGAAVDIWQADSAGVYSEGKDTYLRGVQVTDGSGRCVFRTIVPGWYAGLAPHIHFKVRPDAHTETTSQFFLPDAFLREVYARQPYARRKAPRDPNARDDRYRAAGGAMTLTPVPDGTGYRAAFTVGID, from the coding sequence ATGACCGACAACGGCACCTTCCCGACCAGCCGCCGGGCCCTCCTGCTCACCGCCGGATCCGCCGGGATCGCAGCGCTGACCGCGGCCTGCGCCCGCCCGGCCGCCCCCGGGAGGGCCGCACCCGCCCCCTCGGGCGGCGCCACCCCGGGATGCGTCCTGGCCGTGGGGGCGGGCGCGGGCCCGAACTACGTCGGCCGGGGCCGGACCCGCTCCGACATCACCGAGGGCCGCCCGGGCGTGCCCCTGCGGCTGGAACTGACGGTGGTGCGCGTGGCGAAGGACTGCCGGCCGCTGGCGGGCGCCGCCGTCGACATCTGGCAGGCCGACTCCGCGGGCGTGTACTCGGAGGGCAAGGACACCTACCTGCGCGGTGTCCAGGTCACCGACGGCTCCGGCCGCTGCGTCTTCAGGACGATCGTGCCGGGCTGGTACGCGGGGCTGGCCCCGCACATCCACTTCAAGGTCCGCCCCGACGCGCACACCGAGACGACCTCGCAGTTCTTCCTGCCCGACGCCTTCCTGCGGGAGGTCTACGCACGCCAGCCGTACGCGCGCCGCAAGGCCCCGCGCGATCCCAACGCCCGCGACGACCGCTACCGGGCCGCCGGCGGCGCCATGACCCTGACCCCCGTCCCCGACGGCACCGGCTACCGCGCCGCGTTCACCGTGGGCATCGACTGA